One Alnus glutinosa chromosome 13, dhAlnGlut1.1, whole genome shotgun sequence genomic window, GCAAAATGAAAGCATGCAGCGAATTAGAAGCaacttacatatatataaatgccTTACATACTAATTAGGGGTTTGCATTTTTCGGTAATTGCGACTACTGATTTGTCAGTGACATGGTTCCGACCCACGTGGATCGGCAATGTCGGGGTTggatgtgggtttttttttttttaacaaattcggAATTGAcattgaatattaatttaatttttactgtcacatcatCAAGTTTTATTAGTCgtataattttctattaaatagcattactcaaatccTAAAGAAAACCTGTTCTTCCCATGTGCCCttccaagaaagaaaaaaaaaaatctccttttTTCCTCTCTTAATTACTCACCTTGAGCACCAACGGCTCGTTAAGGTGAACACAAACAATAAACATCATTTTATatgtttgaaaattaattaaataatcaaattaataattttttataagcaTAAATATTTTAGACAAACAATAATTTAACTTGATATGAGAGAAAATTCTATGATCAACTCGAACCATGTCCCCATAAGTACCTACCTCTACCAAATGGAGTCAAAACAGAGTTTTATGATCAATTCGAACGTGTAGCAGTATTATAATTTGGGTTTTATGTCAATCTTGTAGAGGCAGCACAAAACTGGCATGCCATCTCAAATACACATGAACGCAATATGAAAGAACCTATGGATGGGAATTATTTGTGTCCAAGGATCCCATTCTTGTGATAAAAGGAGGAACCTTTGAAATCTGGTTTTTTATGAGGCATGGAGAAGGAAGAGTCTGCAGAACCAGGGAGAATCGTGTAGACCACAATCGGGCTTCTCACCGTGTAAAAGCCATTACTCCACACGATCGCTCCTGACATGATAGGCTGCTGTGCAATATTTGGGCCAAAGACCTTCACTGTGAACGACTTCTTCTCTCCAATGGCAGAGAAAGACAGGACAGAAGGCTCAATTATAACGGTAACAGGGGCGGGCATGTAGCCAGTGACGGTGTAGGTAGAGTTTGGTAAGCCAACGTTGGTGACTGTCCTAGTGAACACGGCTTTAATCGGCTGGCCATCTTCAACGGCTACGGAGAACGAGGGATAGTTAAGGTCCCAAGCTCTTCCGGGCTTTGTGGTGTTGCAGAAGCTGCTGTTGAGTCCGGTGATGAATTTTAGCGTGGTGGTGTTGTAGCCCTGCTTGCAGAGGAAGTCTATGTAGTCTGCCTCAGATGCATCATAGACGAGCCCAGGTTCTGTGGCTTGCAATGGGTTGATCTGACCAGATCCGTAAGCAAATTCAAGGTCTTGGTGCTTCTTTGAATCTACGATGTAAGCTATTCATGACAGAAATTGGTTTAACGAGAGAGATTAAACTCTGCCTTACCAAATCAAGTTTGTTACTTCACCAATctcagaaaacaaaataaagaaacggaaaaaaagaataaggttTTGTTTCTTCACCTGTGGTCATGAGGGCAGATTTAATGGCGGCAGGGGACCAGTTCGGATGGGCAGCTTTAACATATGCAGCTGCACCACTAGTGTGAGGGCAAGACATAGATGTGCCGGAAATAATGTTGAATTTAACGCTCCTAGTGTCCTCATTGTCGACGGAAGGTGGTGCCACCGGAGACCAAGCCGCGAGAATATCCACTCCAGGGGCAGTTAGATCGGGCTGCATATCATCCAAACAGGATTTAGACACATCAAGACGTGTTCTAAAACCGAAGTTAAGGGTGAAAATCATTATACAAATCAAGTTTTCAATTCCTAGCTCACCTTGAGAATGTCTGGGGTGATAGGGTTGGGTCCTCTGGAAGAAAATGATACAACATAAGGTGCCATGATGTCCTTCCATGTCTCACCAATCAAAATAGTTGCTATTGGGTTTCTGTCGAGGGTTTGAATTATTTCATTAGGATAATGGAGAAACTATGTTAGGAAGAAATTTCTAATATCAGTGATTGATTTAATGAGAATTAGTATAGAACTATATTTACTCAGTTGATCTGATGTAGTCCAAAACTTTGAGGCCATCTTCTGTGCTGATTAGTGTTGCTGGTAATGGGTAATTGAAGGCAAAATCGGTAATGGTTGAGTCAGCCATAATAGTTCCCACACCGTTTGCCATTAGAATGCCAGTGCCGTCCGAGAGGGTTTCACAAAAGACAATCGTTCCTCGTACTTTGTATGAATTCATGAAACCAGTTGAGCAATATTTAGCAATGTCTGGGTCAGCACCGACAGAGTAGTTTGCAGCATCTCCACCCCAAATCAAGGGAAATGATTTTCCACTGAGGTCGAAGCTATTGATGGAGAGACCCTTCATTGTATTTTTCAAGAAATCAGCCTAGTATTTGGTAAAAGACTAGTctattttgcataaaaaaaataagaaaaaaaaaaaacttcgatGGAAGAACTCACATTGTAGACTTGTCCGTTGCCAAGCACAACTTGGGCAATAAATTTCCTGTCAATGGTGCTGGCAGCAACTGTTAATATCCAAGGTGCATAGTTGACGATGGTTGATGGCCAAGGCCCTCCGTTTCCTGCAGAACATGAGGTCAAAATGCCGCTTCTCATGGCGTGGAAAGACCCAATGGCAATTGGGTCTTCAAAGTATGGGAGAATCCCAAAACCAATGGACACCGAAATAATGTCAACTCCATCTGCTATTGCGTCGTCAAATGCTGCCAGGATATCTGCTGAGGAACATCCGGTTGACCAGCAAACTTTGTACATGGCAATCCTTGCGCCGGGAAGTCCACCTCTTGCAGTTCCTTCAGCTAGCCCAAAGTAGCTCGCTCCGGCTACCTCCCTCCCTGCAGCGGTTGAGGAAGTATGGGTTCCATGACCCTCAGAGTCCCTTGGGGATTTGAAGTCGGTGACGTCGTAGACGTTTTCGCTGTTGTAGTAACGGGCTCCGATGATCTtgctgtgtttttaaaatttctgtGAGTTGCTAACTGAGATGAAAGCCAGAAAGATGAATCCAGTGCTCAAATAAGTAGTGGGAAGAAAAGAGATCGTGCTCACTTGTTGCAGGTGAAGTTGGCACCTTGGCATATACCCTTCCATTTACTGGGTGGAGGGCTAAGCCCTTCATCATTGAAGCTATCAGATTCTGGCCAGATTCCTGCAACACAAAAGAGACATGAAAAAAACTTCATATAACAACATTATCTTAATTCCGTACGTGattcatgcaatgaaaaatggtGAAAATTGTGTGCTAGCTTAATATAATTATAACCTGTGTCAAGAAGCCCAACAATGACATTTCCTTGTTGAGGGATTCCAACTTTGCCTTTTGTGAAACCCAAGAAATCCCATGATCTTGTAGTGTGAAGCTGTAGTTTATGGTTTGGAATCACCGAAATTACACCTTCCATCTCTGCAACACACGTCTATTTCTTTAAGCAATTAAGCACATGGAAATAATATTTCATTCATTGATACTTGTTAGATTATCACTATCTCATCACCTGAGAACTTTGCAACTTCTTCATCAGTTAATTTAGCTGCAAATCCGTTAAAGCTCTTCCCATAACTGTAGATTAGTGACTCTTTGGCCAATGAAGTACTGCAATTGGAAAAAAGGTATATGCTTAAGATAAGTCACAATGTAAATTATGTTGTGATaagaataggatcctctccatttcaaatgaaataaataatatatatttcatgatAATGATCTAAAGTTAGTGCATCTAATAGTACATATGAAGTCAATATtaacatgttttttaaaaaatttaaataatgtaaaatcatgTACACCATAAATGCACCtactttaaattttgaccatgaaatggagaggatccttatcCGTTGTGACAAGGGCTTTATAGTAAGAATATAATGTTAACGCATTTTATTTCACTAAAAccgatttctttttttaaggaagTTTTGTTATGGAATATCATAAGTAGACTCTTTATAAGGTGTCAACTAGCAGTGAcaactaaatatatatttaaaagagatacaaaaaaaaaaaaaaaaaaaaaaaaaaaaatccctattAGAATCATCAATCGATAGAATTAGTTTCTCAAACTTCACCATAACAATGGCTTGGAGAAACTATGATCAGGACCAAATTCAATTCTAGCAAGATTTCCATCAATCTTCCTCATATCCCCTCAATTCGGATTGTCAGCGGCAAGGATCTTCTTTTAGACTCTGTTTAGCTTTagcttttatttgttgtttgtttacTTTTCTTATgcatctataaaaaataaaaataaaaataaaaataaaaataaaaggaaaactacttttccttcttcttcttctaatttctttaattattttttagaggaaaaaaaaataagagttttcATCATTGATCCTTGTTCTCCATTTTCAATAGCATTAATTGTTTTGAAGAGACTTCTGCATTAATTTTAGAGGCTGGTTTTTAACCGCCTGAAAAAACATGGTCACATAGGGTTGTGGTTGTAATGGAGCATATTctctataatttctttaaaattataaattcttaaattatgttAGTTTTGGTCGTTTCATGCATCGAActatatgaaaaatgctactttttaaaaatatgacatattaataatgagaatttaatatatttttatcaagttcttacactttatatcgtataaaagttttgaacaaaaaactATCTTTTAGAATGCTTCCAAAAACTTGATTGAAAGTGGCCCACTTAACTAAATAATGTGTATAAAAGTTATTGACACGTGCCTTCTGAGCTTGAGGGTTATGATTTAAAATTGTTGGACAAGTGGACGTGGGATTTATAAGAGTTTTCACATAGCCAATGGCCAAAGCTATTTTAcgagtgttttatattttgagcTGTTTGGCAACGTATTTATCTTaagaacagaaaacaaaaagacaaaacaaagaCCCAAACAAACGTTGAGGCTAAAAGTAGCAACCTTCCAAGTACTCTTTCTAGCATGGAATGGTGCGTTGATGAAACAGAGAAGTCTCCTTGAGGCCGTTCTCCCATGTATACAATGTGAACCTGCATGTACGCGCGTAGCACAGATTATTTTCTAAAGAATCATGCATCGATCCCATGTTGAATAGCTTTGGACATTCAAAGAACAGCAATTTACCTTCCTTTCCTGGCCATGACAGCTTTGCAGAAGAACTGCAAGCAGTAATGGGTACAGAAGAACAGGTAGACCTGCCTTGCCCATGCccattggaatatatatattaagcttTCTTCAACTATAGAGTATTGTTTTTCGTTGCTGCATGCCATGCATAATAAATGTCCatggtatttatagaagagataTTGAGACTTGTTGTCTCCCGGCCTTACTTGCATCAAAATATACGTTAGAGATTTGCCGGCTTAAGCCGATCGgtcttttgttgtttcttttataTAACTCTGTCGTTGTcgtcaaattatgttaaaaaaaaaataaataaataaaaacgaaagttgttgagaaaaagaaagtttCTACTATTGAGCAGCTTCCTGTTGCCGGCTTCAAATGCCATGACcaaaacaaaaagggaaaattaCCATTTTGCCATTCAAACTGTTAGTTGTTTTGCATTTGCAAGTAGTCCCACAAACTATCAACACTTGGATTctagcccccaaactaccaaatcaTTTCAGAAATGCCTACAATACCCCTGCCATAtgtcattttcaattaaaaaataataataataataaactaaaaaattaaaaaaaaaaaaaaaaaaaaaaaaaaaaaaactaaatatatgtatatatatatatatatatatctttaatttttttttttttt contains:
- the LOC133854665 gene encoding cucumisin-like, with product MEGVISVIPNHKLQLHTTRSWDFLGFTKGKVGIPQQGNVIVGLLDTGIWPESDSFNDEGLSPPPSKWKGICQGANFTCNNKIIGARYYNSENVYDVTDFKSPRDSEGHGTHTSSTAAGREVAGASYFGLAEGTARGGLPGARIAMYKVCWSTGCSSADILAAFDDAIADGVDIISVSIGFGILPYFEDPIAIGSFHAMRSGILTSCSAGNGGPWPSTIVNYAPWILTVAASTIDRKFIAQVVLGNGQVYNGLSINSFDLSGKSFPLIWGGDAANYSVGADPDIAKYCSTGFMNSYKVRGTIVFCETLSDGTGILMANGVGTIMADSTITDFAFNYPLPATLISTEDGLKVLDYIRSTENPIATILIGETWKDIMAPYVVSFSSRGPNPITPDILKPDLTAPGVDILAAWSPVAPPSVDNEDTRSVKFNIISGTSMSCPHTSGAAAYVKAAHPNWSPAAIKSALMTTAYIVDSKKHQDLEFAYGSGQINPLQATEPGLVYDASEADYIDFLCKQGYNTTTLKFITGLNSSFCNTTKPGRAWDLNYPSFSVAVEDGQPIKAVFTRTVTNVGLPNSTYTVTGYMPAPVTVIIEPSVLSFSAIGEKKSFTVKVFGPNIAQQPIMSGAIVWSNGFYTVRSPIVVYTILPGSADSSFSMPHKKPDFKGSSFYHKNGILGHK